Proteins from one Corallococcus exiguus genomic window:
- a CDS encoding zf-HC2 domain-containing protein has protein sequence MNAHCTRLHLFMDGELSESDAEGFRSHLPRCASCECGLRDLLQLELLAARALGTGAAEAPAAKQEDNGNVVSLGAWVRRNARVVAPLAMAASLCAVFVPRMMPASEVPAVVFLENQTTRELEARLSDPRADQWRRYSPMRGGADGVEAGKGTLPLRPLAEMEERKDFRGIVAAYVLHGQWQQAQAVLAREPASLARDSDLAVVALQDNRFQDALALLDPVVRADPRNPQALWNRGLALRALHQEARAARDFDQVAALGEPGWSDEARKLAEELRAAAR, from the coding sequence ATGAACGCGCATTGCACCCGGTTGCATCTCTTCATGGACGGCGAGCTGTCCGAGTCCGACGCCGAAGGCTTCCGGAGTCACCTGCCGCGCTGTGCCTCCTGTGAGTGCGGCCTCAGGGACCTGCTCCAGTTGGAGCTGCTGGCGGCGCGGGCCCTGGGCACGGGCGCGGCGGAGGCGCCGGCCGCGAAGCAGGAGGACAACGGCAACGTGGTGTCGCTGGGCGCGTGGGTGCGCCGCAACGCGCGCGTGGTGGCGCCGCTGGCCATGGCCGCCAGTCTCTGCGCCGTCTTCGTGCCGCGCATGATGCCCGCCTCTGAAGTGCCGGCGGTCGTCTTCCTGGAGAACCAGACCACCCGCGAGCTGGAGGCCCGCCTGTCTGATCCGCGCGCGGACCAGTGGCGCCGCTACAGCCCCATGCGCGGTGGCGCGGACGGCGTGGAGGCCGGGAAGGGCACCCTGCCGCTGCGTCCGCTGGCGGAGATGGAGGAGCGCAAGGACTTCCGCGGCATCGTCGCGGCCTACGTGCTGCACGGCCAGTGGCAGCAGGCGCAGGCGGTGCTGGCGCGCGAGCCCGCGTCGCTGGCGCGCGACAGTGACCTGGCGGTGGTGGCGCTTCAGGACAACCGCTTCCAGGACGCGCTGGCGCTGTTGGACCCCGTGGTGCGCGCGGATCCGCGCAACCCGCAGGCGCTGTGGAACCGCGGCCTCGCGCTGCGTGCCCTGCACCAGGAAGCCCGCGCCGCGCGCGACTTCGACCAGGTGGCCGCGCTGGGCGAGCCGGGCTGGAGCGACGAAGCGCGCAAGCTGGCGGAAGAGCTGCGCGCCGCCGCTCGCTGA
- a CDS encoding cupin-like domain-containing protein, whose translation MNEDKSPLHPAWRQWLAENLALGVSAEDVQQTLVQAGVDPALAREEITAVGQHPYFKAALQVARHFGWLESLMDVYSELRARDGGRQLEVREGISPEEFFRRYFLGHRPVVLRGLMADWPAMKRWSLPYFRERFGTVEVEVMVGRDANPEHAAEQDRHRARMPFSDFLSQLETAGETNDIYMVPRNDNWGREGLAPLRDDLRAPAGLIDPSLRPEQLTLLLGPAGTVTPLHHDNMNILLGQVMGRKHVRLVPSFERHRVYPHRGTFSHVDAAEPDLAAHPLFAEATVLEVVLEPGDMVFLPVGWWHWVKALDVSASVTFHHFLVPGGNTHLDAPF comes from the coding sequence ATGAACGAGGACAAGTCTCCGCTGCACCCCGCGTGGCGGCAGTGGCTGGCGGAGAACCTGGCATTGGGAGTGTCGGCGGAGGACGTACAGCAGACGCTGGTGCAGGCAGGCGTGGACCCGGCGCTGGCGCGGGAGGAAATCACCGCGGTGGGGCAGCACCCCTACTTCAAGGCGGCGCTCCAGGTGGCCCGGCACTTCGGCTGGCTGGAGTCGCTGATGGATGTCTACAGCGAGCTGCGCGCCCGGGACGGGGGCCGGCAGCTGGAGGTGCGCGAGGGGATATCCCCGGAGGAGTTCTTCCGCCGCTACTTCCTGGGCCACCGGCCGGTGGTGCTGCGCGGCCTGATGGCGGACTGGCCCGCGATGAAGCGCTGGTCGCTGCCGTACTTCCGCGAGCGTTTCGGAACGGTGGAGGTGGAGGTGATGGTGGGACGCGACGCCAACCCGGAGCACGCGGCCGAGCAGGACCGGCACCGGGCGCGGATGCCCTTCTCCGACTTCCTCTCCCAGTTGGAGACAGCCGGAGAGACGAACGACATCTACATGGTGCCGCGCAACGACAACTGGGGACGCGAGGGGCTGGCGCCGCTGCGCGACGACCTGCGGGCCCCCGCGGGGCTCATCGACCCGTCGCTGCGGCCGGAGCAATTGACGCTGCTCCTGGGGCCCGCGGGCACCGTCACCCCGCTGCACCACGACAACATGAACATCCTGTTGGGCCAGGTGATGGGCCGCAAGCACGTGCGGCTGGTGCCGTCCTTCGAGCGCCACCGCGTGTACCCGCACCGGGGCACCTTCAGTCACGTGGACGCGGCGGAGCCGGACCTGGCCGCGCACCCGCTGTTCGCCGAGGCCACGGTACTGGAGGTGGTGCTGGAGCCCGGGGACATGGTGTTCCTGCCGGTGGGCTGGTGGCACTGGGTGAAGGCGCTGGACGTGAGCGCCAGCGTCACCTTCCATCACTTCCTGGTTCCGGGAGGCAACACGCACCTGGACGCTCCCTTCTGA
- a CDS encoding acyl-CoA synthetase produces the protein MPESSSADYASTRRDFRWERPAHFNFATDVIDRHAAERPQAPALQWSDESGRSQRFTFQELKERSLHAARFLTGLGLKRGDRVFILMPRVPEWWFLVLGCIRAGIVFMPGTPMLTAKDIRYRLEVSGAKAVLTDGSCLDRFEGVQGQAPGVTTWVSTGDAPAPWTRYTSEALAESQATAFPPTRSDDPLLIYFTSGTTGMPKMVLHTQSSYGQGHLITGRYWLDLQPEDRHLTLSDTGWAKCAWGKLFGPWSVGACNVVFDFRGRFDPVGFLKVLEREKVTTFCAPPTAWRALVLQDLKAVDLSALRHSLSAGEPLNPEVIQTWKEATGLHIREGYGQTETVVIVGIFPGMEPRVGSMGKPSPGFTVAVIDEHGNEVADGQEGDIAVRVKPERPVGLFAGYLNDDAANAASSRGDWYVTGDRAVRDADGYLWFVGRSDDVIKTSGYRVGPFEVESALIEHPAVAESAVIGVPDDKLGHRIKAYVLLTPGHTPSPELAQELQDFVKKTTAPYKYPREIEFVTELPKTVSGKIRRAELRATQKK, from the coding sequence ATGCCCGAGTCTTCATCCGCCGACTACGCGTCCACCCGCCGTGACTTCCGGTGGGAGCGGCCGGCGCACTTCAACTTCGCCACGGACGTCATCGACCGGCACGCGGCCGAGCGGCCCCAGGCCCCCGCGCTCCAGTGGTCCGACGAGTCCGGACGCTCCCAGCGCTTCACCTTCCAGGAGCTGAAGGAGCGCTCGCTGCACGCGGCGCGCTTCCTCACCGGGCTGGGCCTGAAGCGCGGCGACCGGGTCTTCATCTTGATGCCGCGCGTGCCGGAGTGGTGGTTCCTGGTGCTGGGCTGCATCCGCGCGGGCATCGTCTTCATGCCCGGCACGCCCATGCTCACCGCCAAGGACATCCGCTACCGGCTGGAGGTCTCCGGCGCGAAGGCCGTCCTCACCGACGGCAGCTGCCTGGACCGCTTCGAGGGCGTGCAGGGCCAGGCCCCCGGCGTGACGACGTGGGTGTCCACCGGCGACGCGCCCGCGCCATGGACGCGCTACACGTCCGAGGCATTGGCGGAATCCCAGGCGACGGCGTTCCCGCCCACGCGCTCGGATGATCCGCTGCTCATCTACTTCACGTCCGGCACCACCGGCATGCCGAAAATGGTGCTGCACACGCAGTCCAGCTACGGCCAGGGGCACCTCATCACCGGCCGCTACTGGTTGGACTTGCAGCCGGAGGACCGGCACCTCACGCTCAGCGACACCGGCTGGGCGAAGTGCGCGTGGGGCAAGCTCTTCGGTCCGTGGAGCGTGGGCGCGTGCAACGTCGTCTTCGACTTCCGCGGCCGGTTCGACCCCGTGGGCTTCCTGAAGGTGCTGGAGCGGGAGAAGGTCACCACCTTCTGCGCGCCGCCCACCGCGTGGCGCGCGCTGGTGCTCCAGGACTTGAAGGCCGTGGACCTGTCCGCGCTGCGCCACTCACTGAGCGCGGGCGAGCCGCTCAACCCAGAGGTCATCCAGACGTGGAAGGAGGCCACCGGGCTGCACATCCGCGAGGGCTACGGCCAGACGGAGACGGTGGTCATCGTCGGCATCTTCCCCGGCATGGAGCCACGCGTGGGCTCCATGGGCAAGCCGTCCCCGGGCTTCACCGTGGCCGTCATCGACGAGCACGGCAATGAAGTCGCGGACGGGCAGGAGGGCGACATCGCCGTGCGCGTGAAGCCGGAGCGGCCGGTGGGCCTGTTCGCGGGCTACCTCAACGACGACGCGGCCAACGCGGCCAGCAGCCGGGGGGACTGGTACGTCACCGGCGACCGCGCGGTGCGCGACGCGGACGGCTACCTGTGGTTCGTGGGGCGCTCCGACGACGTCATCAAGACGTCCGGCTACCGCGTGGGCCCCTTCGAGGTGGAGTCCGCGCTGATTGAGCACCCGGCGGTGGCGGAGTCCGCCGTCATCGGCGTGCCGGACGACAAGCTGGGCCATCGCATCAAGGCGTACGTGCTGCTCACGCCAGGGCACACGCCATCGCCGGAGCTCGCGCAAGAGCTGCAGGACTTCGTGAAGAAGACCACGGCGCCCTACAAGTACCCGCGCGAGATTGAGTTCGTCACGGAGCTGCCCAAGACGGTGAGCGGGAAGATCCGCCGCGCCGAGCTGCGCGCCACCCAGAAGAAGTAG
- a CDS encoding RNA polymerase sigma factor, which produces MANLFNREKRHFEAFIQRHRPSLLAVARRLCARGALDPEDLVQEAFERALPEFGHLKDRTEAACAAWLCTTMTNRFLDHCRRHRTESRGLPHLALVQDLPVTGDGDRENWELVGNDAFQAAIEQLKPHLRDAYRLHAEGRRYQAIAEHFNVPVGTVGSWLTLARRDLRELLLPSVAVARERGVQS; this is translated from the coding sequence ATGGCCAATCTCTTCAACCGGGAAAAGCGCCACTTCGAGGCGTTCATCCAGCGACACCGGCCCAGCCTGCTGGCGGTGGCGCGGCGGTTGTGCGCTCGCGGCGCCCTGGACCCGGAAGACCTGGTCCAGGAAGCCTTCGAGCGGGCGTTGCCGGAGTTTGGCCACCTGAAGGACCGGACGGAAGCGGCGTGCGCGGCGTGGCTGTGCACGACCATGACCAACCGGTTCCTGGACCACTGCCGCCGGCATCGCACGGAGAGCCGGGGGCTGCCGCACCTGGCGCTGGTGCAGGACCTGCCGGTGACGGGGGATGGCGACCGGGAGAACTGGGAGCTGGTGGGCAACGACGCGTTCCAGGCTGCCATCGAGCAGCTCAAGCCGCACCTTCGGGACGCATACAGGCTTCACGCGGAAGGCCGCCGCTACCAGGCCATCGCTGAACATTTCAACGTCCCTGTGGGAACCGTGGGCAGCTGGCTGACGCTGGCGCGCCGGGACCTGAGGGAGCTGCTGCTTCCGAGCGTCGCTGTAGCTCGGGAGCGGGGGGTCCAGTCATGA